In Silene latifolia isolate original U9 population chromosome 3, ASM4854445v1, whole genome shotgun sequence, a single window of DNA contains:
- the LOC141649389 gene encoding uncharacterized protein LOC141649389, which produces MDDSEGSVVTTVTRLASKMVQKIQIPGTTSWAEQENELDVMCIVETRIRTNKAASIQKRKFKHFFILDNYSSHSNGRIWVMWRNSTISVHCQQSTSQWIHLQISYGSFLVDVTCVYGFNHPAQRVPLWDFLSTRVTCPIPWLVLGDINCVRTIDGRISSDPPNLIAMEDFNLAIDAAGLEELKSQGFWFTWTNKQDQNDRKWMRLDRALANVPWFLAFPTTFVEALAPGISDHSPLVVSFGISLHPKKFSFTYLKLGPRAVYGSCLQRMENFY; this is translated from the exons ATGGATGATAGTGAGGGGTCTGTTGTTACTACTGTGACCAGGCTAGCTTCCAAAATGGTTCAAAAAATTCAGATACCTGGTACTACTAGTTGGGCTGAACAAGAG AACGAGTTGGATGTTATGTGTATAGTTGAAACTCGGATTAGGACCAATAAGGCTGCCTCTATTCAAAAGAGGAAGTTTAAGCATTTTTTCATTCTAGATAATTACTCTTCTCACTCAAATGGTAGAATTTGGGTTATGTGGAGAAATTCTACTATAAGTGTTCATTGTCAGCAAAGCACCAGTCAGTGGATTCATCTTCAAATTTCCTATGGTTCGTTTCTTGTGGATGTTACCTGTGTGTATGGGTTCAACCACCCTGCACAAAGGGTTCCACTCTGGGATTTTCTTTCTACTAGAGTCACTTGCCCTATTCCTTGGCTTGTCTTGGGAGATATTAACTGTGTTCGTACTATTGATGGGAGAATTAGTTCTGACCCTCCTAATCTTATTGCTATGGAGGATTTTAATTTGGCTATTGATGCTGCGGGTTTGGAGGAGCTTAAATCTCAAGGGTTTTGGTTCACTTGGACAAATAAGCAAGATCAAAATGATAGAAAGTGGATGCGTTTGGATAGAGCTCTGGCAAATGTCCCCTGGTTCTTGGCTTTCCCTACTACGTTTGTGGAGGCTCTTGCACCTGGGATTTCTGACCACTCACCTCTGGTTGTCTCCTTTGGGATAAGTCTTCACCCTAAGAAATTCTCTTTCACTTATCTTAAACTGGGGCCACGGGCGGTTTATGGATCTTGTTTGCAAAGAATGGAAAACTTCTATTAA